In the Acropora muricata isolate sample 2 chromosome 10, ASM3666990v1, whole genome shotgun sequence genome, one interval contains:
- the LOC136931187 gene encoding uncharacterized protein isoform X1, whose amino-acid sequence MKHLRVFSLPFLLCFTSVITTERRTKHKGHLSGAKWRFTDNVTQKKALIPGIPSGIPGLTIPMAAGNASTVPVISGNNSLVHAATVGAYAGAQAGVFSGAKAGAKTGAKAGAEAGAKAGEQAGIKAGEEAGKTIAHMIALETVQKLLMAQMQSGHVFNIYGQHPTEKPTEPAGGQGGAAGAGGAGAAAGTTGTTGSTGSVGAAGSTGTTAGAGGGAAGGGAGVGAGAGAGAGGGSDPNGGGAAATGGAGATAGAEAGANAGVTSGVPIVGGVMGGSPSGSSSAAAAAGAAGMSIAGGGAQSGGAAGAVAAISAAAIASANAAAAASVSASGAATAFYHGALYLMYSINHPAENEQNKACLYVKGEDLMVGSKCQYFIAHVPGFSRDRDSISLESYCKRGYYLRQKKYAFILVQTHASLNFGRDASFYIGRRVEQKDTFSFSLIHKDWYLTIADKAGDAWSTKAAFDNRTQEFALDSSFTVMPYTMDDPLKNCETIGPQEPKGPNKPPGTPGLPGQPSPSPPASGSPGSKCIALRFVNSLGHPFQLISHMKTDGWRVTGEEFKIRLTFKNPELHKFITFRAEDLYGKLLLLLDGDRTISVMPRVNCDEYIDVTVTGIPAPTTPTPVTTATPPTTVVQTRPTPAPPPPQPATSPPPPPPPPPPPPSPPPPPPPPPPSPAVPTAPPPSPPPYSSPPPMAPPAVGIPPSSVSPPRPPPGEPPVPPAPPIPPPPRTGGKDVHYHFHYHPERHCRPACQSPQTSCRPPCPVSCCNQQFDFFTRAKRSAVKIIPASERSKISRQSCSCLMECDGTGDDQNGKCQEECTCHHDKHALNERYRNGTDVKQRKGKTRGFFHPHIGQKEMEKMKHLFLNWLKEYHNKSQKAKLGKHILSQVEPLKDTRVSFFAKMLKNYQYFREKQRALRLLQEQQDELGKQQKHLEKLLTTQKFVLPSDKGANGPPFKPNLAKSRPHHPHADDINITITAPNTSGQEQLKQTKVPNVNTSQIVQPTTSEVQAIKTEIAEIRQQQEFLTKQQSLIAIELAKEKSFFAGMQQLIQSIVKQNQNDVDTTQSNSTPNPFLKQHVTQDKANSNETPLNMAETANADSDMLGRLSKLLFRGDGSEESDGDNQAIMLLKSNEQDDQISANVNPLLQKNADISPVPSSDMLRDTGEVDNAGFDNQGLRNFFLGRTLIEDTGMEGVNDLAFDKEDGDEDEPGPGILVMEKKTLHPYDMRPNSEKAKNVLRKNTVHNRINTTKSRTHSSTD is encoded by the exons ATGAAACATCTCCGCGtattttctttgccatttcTTCTGTGTTTTACGTCGGTGATTACCACAGAACGAAGAACCAAACATAAAGGTCACCTGAGTGGGGCAAAATGGCGTTTTACGG ATAATGTAACACAAAAGAAGGCGCTTATTCCTGGGATTCCCTCAGGGATACCTGGTCTTACGATTCCAATGGCTGCTGGAAATGCCAGCACTGTCC CTGTAATATCCGGTAACAACTCTCTTGTGCACGCCGCTACAGTCGGAGCTTACGCTGGGGCCCAGGCAGGCGTGTTTAGTGGCGCCAAAGCAGGTGCAAAGACAGGAGCCAAGGCTGGAGCCGAGGCAGGAGCTAAGGCAGGCGAGCAAGCTGGGATCAAGGCTGGAGAAGAGGCTGGCAAAACAATTGCTCACATGATTGCATTGGAAACAGTTCAGAAGCTCTTAATGGCACAAATGCAAAGTGGCCATGTTTTCAATATTTACGGACAACATCCAACTGAAAAGCCAACTGAACCAGCAGGTGGCCAGGGTGGAGCTGCAGGGGCGGGCGGTGCAGGTGCGGCTGCAGGAACGACTGGCACGACTGGTTCGACCGGGTCAGTGGGTGCTGCAGGTTCCACTGGCACAACTGCAGGTGCCGGGGGAGGGGCGGCAGGGGGCGGGGCCGGAGTAGGGGCCGGAGCTGGAGCCGGGGCTGGAGGTGGGTCAGACCCGAATGGTGGTGGTGCTGCGGCAACTGGAGGTGCAGGAGCTACAGCTGGAGCGGAAGCTGGTGCAAATGCCGGTGTAACATCCGGTGTGCCTATTGTGGGAGGCGTCATGGGTGGAAGCCCAAGTGGCAGTTCAAGTGCGGCAGCTGCAGCTGGTGCAGCTGGGATGTCCATAGCTGGTGGAGGGGCACAATCAGGAGGTGCCGCGGGTGCCGTTGCTGCGATATCTGCAGCTGCAATTGCCTCAGCCAACGCGGCTGCAGCAGCATCGGTTTCGGCCAGTGGGGCGGCAACGGCAT tTTATCACGGGGCATTGTACTTGATGTACTCCATAAATCATCCCGCAGAAAACGAACAAAACAAAGCCTGCCTCTACGTGAAGGGGGAAGACTTGATGGTGGGATCAAAATGTCAGTACTTCATTGCTCATGTGCCCGGATTCAGTAGGGATCGCGACTCCATCTCCCTAGAGTCTTATTGCAAACGAGGCTATTACCTTCGCCAAAAGAAATACGCTTTTATCCTGGTGCAAACACACGCCAGCTTAAACTTTG GGAGAGACGCGTCGTTCTACATCGGGCGCCGGGTTGAACAGAAAGACACGTTTTCGTTTTCCTTGATTCATAAAGACTGGTACCTGACAATCGCTGATAAAGCTGGTGACGCATGGAGTACCAAGGCTGCTTTTGACAACAGAACACAAGAATTCGCTTTAGATAGCTCGTTCACTGTAATGCCTTACACAATGGATGATCCGCTCAAGAACTGTGAAACAATTGGCCCTCAGGAGCCGAAAGGACCCAACAAGCCTCCAGGGACCCCAGGGTTACCTGGACAACCATCACCCAGTCCACCAGCTAGTGGGTCACCAGGAA GTAAATGCATCGCTCTTCGTTTCGTCAACAGTCTTGGACATCCATTCCAGCTTATTTCACATATGAAGACTGACGGCTGGCGCGTCACAGGAGAGGAATTCAAAATACGATTAACATTTAAAAATCCAGAACTTCACAAATTCATTACCTTTAGAGCGGAAGATCTTTATGGCAAACTTTTACTTCTATTGGATGGCGATAGAACAATCTCTGTCATGCCCAGGGTCAACTGTGATGAATATATTGATGTGACCGTCACTGGAATCCCAG CTCCCACAACGCCAACTCCTGTGACTACTGCGACGCCACCAACGACGGTTGTTCAAACTAGACCAACACCAGCACCTCCACCACCACAGCCAGCGACTTCACCCCCTCCACCTCCTCCCCCACCTCCTCCCCCTCCTTCCCCACCTCCTCCCCCACCTCCTCCCCCTCCTTCCCCTGCCGTCCCTACTGCCcctcctccttctcctcctcCGTACTCAAGTCCACCGCCCATGGCTCCACCAGCGGTAGGAATCCCTCCATCATCTGTTTCTCCTCCAAGACCCCCACCGGGTGAGCCGCCAGTTCCAC CAGCGCCACCAATTCCTCCCCCACCACGCACCG GAGGAAAAGATGTGCACTACCATTTCCACTATCACCCTGAGA GGCACTGCCGACCAGCTTGTCAATCACCACAAACCTCGTGTCGGCCACCTTGTCCTGttagttgttgcaatcaacagTTCGATTTTTTCACCAGAGCTAAGCGATCTGCCGTCAAGATCATACCAGCCTCTGAGAGATCCAAGATCTCTCGACAGAGTTGCAGTTGCCTCATGGAATGCGACGGAACAGGTGACGACCAGAACGGAAAATGTCAAGAAGAATGTACCTGCCACCACGATAAACATGCCTTGAATGAAAGATATAGAAATGGTACAGATGTAAagcaaaggaaaggaaaaacgAGAGGGTTCTTCCATCCTCATATTGGacagaaagaaatggaaaaaatgaaGCATTTGTTCTTAAACTGGTTAAAAGAATACCATAATAAAAGTCAAAAGGCAAAGCTAGGAAAACATATACTAAGCCAAGTTGAGCCACTGAAGGACACACGAGTTAGCTTCTTTGCAAAAATGCTTAAAAACTATCAATATTTTAGAGAAAAGCAGAGAGCCTTACGACTTTTGCAAGAACAGCAAGACGAGCTCGGGAAACAACAGAAGCATTTGGAGAAATTGTTGACTACACAGAAATTCGTCTTGCCCAGTGACAAAGGTGCAAATGGTCCCCCTTTCAAACCAAACTTAGCAAAGTCGCGACCACATCACCCACATGCTGATGACattaacattacaataacagcCCCCAACACGTCAGGCCAAGAACAACTCAAGCAAACGAAAGTTCCCAATGTAAACACCTCACAGATAGTTCAGCCAACCACGTCTGAGGTCCAAGCTATAAAAACAGAGATAGCTGAGATCCGCCAACAACAAGAGTTTCTAACGAAGCAACAATCACTGATAGCAATTGAGTTAGCAAAAGAAAAATCGTTTTTTGCGGGTAtgcaacagcttattcaatcgatcgtaaagcaaaatcaaaatgaCGTTGATACAACTCAAAGTAATTCAACACCAAATCCTTTCTTGAAGCAACACGTTACTCAAGATAAGGCTAATTCTAATGAAACTCCACTAAACATGGCAGAGACGGCAAATGCTGACTCTGACATGTTAGGCAGGCTATCAAAACTTCTGTTCAGAGGCGACGGCTCAGAAGAGAGTGACGGCGATAACCAGGCAATTATGCTCTTGAAAAGTAATGAGCAAGATGACCAAATTTCTGCCAACGTGAATCCACTTTTGCAGAAAAATGCAGACATTTCTCCTGTGCCAAGCAGCGACATGCTAAGAGATACTGGAGAGGTTGACAACGCTGGCTTCGATAATCAAGGActcagaaatttttttcttggaaGGACTCTTATCGAAGACACTGGAATGGAAGGCGTCAATGATCTTGCTTTTGACAAAGAAGATGGTGACGAGGATGAGCCAGGTCCCGGAATCTTagtaatggaaaaaaaaactcttcaCCCCTATGATATGAGACCAAACTCTGAGAAAGCGAAAAACGTTTTGCGAAAAAATACTGTTCATAACCGAATCAACACAACGAAAAGTCGCACACACAGTTCCACGGATTAA
- the LOC136931187 gene encoding uncharacterized protein isoform X2, which produces MKHLRVFSLPFLLCFTSVITTERRTKHKGHLSGAKWRFTDNVTQKKALIPGIPSGIPGLTIPMAAGNASTVPVISGNNSLVHAATVGAYAGAQAGVFSGAKAGAKTGAKAGAEAGAKAGEQAGIKAGEEAGKTIAHMIALETVQKLLMAQMQSGHVFNIYGQHPTEKPTEPAGGQGGAAGAGGAGAAAGTTGTTGSTGSVGAAGSTGTTAGAGGGAAGGGAGVGAGAGAGAGGGSDPNGGGAAATGGAGATAGAEAGANAGVTSGVPIVGGVMGGSPSGSSSAAAAAGAAGMSIAGGGAQSGGAAGAVAAISAAAIASANAAAAASVSASGAATAFYHGALYLMYSINHPAENEQNKACLYVKGEDLMVGSKCQYFIAHVPGFSRDRDSISLESYCKRGYYLRQKKYAFILVQTHASLNFGRDASFYIGRRVEQKDTFSFSLIHKDWYLTIADKAGDAWSTKAAFDNRTQEFALDSSFTVMPYTMDDPLKNCETIGPQEPKGPNKPPGTPGLPGQPSPSPPASGSPGSKCIALRFVNSLGHPFQLISHMKTDGWRVTGEEFKIRLTFKNPELHKFITFRAEDLYGKLLLLLDGDRTISVMPRVNCDEYIDVTVTGIPAPTTPTPVTTATPPTTVVQTRPTPAPPPPQPATSPPPPPPPPPPPPSPPPPPPPPPPSPAVPTAPPPSPPPYSSPPPMAPPAVGIPPSSVSPPRPPPGEPPVPPPPIPPPPRTGGKDVHYHFHYHPERHCRPACQSPQTSCRPPCPVSCCNQQFDFFTRAKRSAVKIIPASERSKISRQSCSCLMECDGTGDDQNGKCQEECTCHHDKHALNERYRNGTDVKQRKGKTRGFFHPHIGQKEMEKMKHLFLNWLKEYHNKSQKAKLGKHILSQVEPLKDTRVSFFAKMLKNYQYFREKQRALRLLQEQQDELGKQQKHLEKLLTTQKFVLPSDKGANGPPFKPNLAKSRPHHPHADDINITITAPNTSGQEQLKQTKVPNVNTSQIVQPTTSEVQAIKTEIAEIRQQQEFLTKQQSLIAIELAKEKSFFAGMQQLIQSIVKQNQNDVDTTQSNSTPNPFLKQHVTQDKANSNETPLNMAETANADSDMLGRLSKLLFRGDGSEESDGDNQAIMLLKSNEQDDQISANVNPLLQKNADISPVPSSDMLRDTGEVDNAGFDNQGLRNFFLGRTLIEDTGMEGVNDLAFDKEDGDEDEPGPGILVMEKKTLHPYDMRPNSEKAKNVLRKNTVHNRINTTKSRTHSSTD; this is translated from the exons ATGAAACATCTCCGCGtattttctttgccatttcTTCTGTGTTTTACGTCGGTGATTACCACAGAACGAAGAACCAAACATAAAGGTCACCTGAGTGGGGCAAAATGGCGTTTTACGG ATAATGTAACACAAAAGAAGGCGCTTATTCCTGGGATTCCCTCAGGGATACCTGGTCTTACGATTCCAATGGCTGCTGGAAATGCCAGCACTGTCC CTGTAATATCCGGTAACAACTCTCTTGTGCACGCCGCTACAGTCGGAGCTTACGCTGGGGCCCAGGCAGGCGTGTTTAGTGGCGCCAAAGCAGGTGCAAAGACAGGAGCCAAGGCTGGAGCCGAGGCAGGAGCTAAGGCAGGCGAGCAAGCTGGGATCAAGGCTGGAGAAGAGGCTGGCAAAACAATTGCTCACATGATTGCATTGGAAACAGTTCAGAAGCTCTTAATGGCACAAATGCAAAGTGGCCATGTTTTCAATATTTACGGACAACATCCAACTGAAAAGCCAACTGAACCAGCAGGTGGCCAGGGTGGAGCTGCAGGGGCGGGCGGTGCAGGTGCGGCTGCAGGAACGACTGGCACGACTGGTTCGACCGGGTCAGTGGGTGCTGCAGGTTCCACTGGCACAACTGCAGGTGCCGGGGGAGGGGCGGCAGGGGGCGGGGCCGGAGTAGGGGCCGGAGCTGGAGCCGGGGCTGGAGGTGGGTCAGACCCGAATGGTGGTGGTGCTGCGGCAACTGGAGGTGCAGGAGCTACAGCTGGAGCGGAAGCTGGTGCAAATGCCGGTGTAACATCCGGTGTGCCTATTGTGGGAGGCGTCATGGGTGGAAGCCCAAGTGGCAGTTCAAGTGCGGCAGCTGCAGCTGGTGCAGCTGGGATGTCCATAGCTGGTGGAGGGGCACAATCAGGAGGTGCCGCGGGTGCCGTTGCTGCGATATCTGCAGCTGCAATTGCCTCAGCCAACGCGGCTGCAGCAGCATCGGTTTCGGCCAGTGGGGCGGCAACGGCAT tTTATCACGGGGCATTGTACTTGATGTACTCCATAAATCATCCCGCAGAAAACGAACAAAACAAAGCCTGCCTCTACGTGAAGGGGGAAGACTTGATGGTGGGATCAAAATGTCAGTACTTCATTGCTCATGTGCCCGGATTCAGTAGGGATCGCGACTCCATCTCCCTAGAGTCTTATTGCAAACGAGGCTATTACCTTCGCCAAAAGAAATACGCTTTTATCCTGGTGCAAACACACGCCAGCTTAAACTTTG GGAGAGACGCGTCGTTCTACATCGGGCGCCGGGTTGAACAGAAAGACACGTTTTCGTTTTCCTTGATTCATAAAGACTGGTACCTGACAATCGCTGATAAAGCTGGTGACGCATGGAGTACCAAGGCTGCTTTTGACAACAGAACACAAGAATTCGCTTTAGATAGCTCGTTCACTGTAATGCCTTACACAATGGATGATCCGCTCAAGAACTGTGAAACAATTGGCCCTCAGGAGCCGAAAGGACCCAACAAGCCTCCAGGGACCCCAGGGTTACCTGGACAACCATCACCCAGTCCACCAGCTAGTGGGTCACCAGGAA GTAAATGCATCGCTCTTCGTTTCGTCAACAGTCTTGGACATCCATTCCAGCTTATTTCACATATGAAGACTGACGGCTGGCGCGTCACAGGAGAGGAATTCAAAATACGATTAACATTTAAAAATCCAGAACTTCACAAATTCATTACCTTTAGAGCGGAAGATCTTTATGGCAAACTTTTACTTCTATTGGATGGCGATAGAACAATCTCTGTCATGCCCAGGGTCAACTGTGATGAATATATTGATGTGACCGTCACTGGAATCCCAG CTCCCACAACGCCAACTCCTGTGACTACTGCGACGCCACCAACGACGGTTGTTCAAACTAGACCAACACCAGCACCTCCACCACCACAGCCAGCGACTTCACCCCCTCCACCTCCTCCCCCACCTCCTCCCCCTCCTTCCCCACCTCCTCCCCCACCTCCTCCCCCTCCTTCCCCTGCCGTCCCTACTGCCcctcctccttctcctcctcCGTACTCAAGTCCACCGCCCATGGCTCCACCAGCGGTAGGAATCCCTCCATCATCTGTTTCTCCTCCAAGACCCCCACCGGGTGAGCCGCCAGTTCCAC CGCCACCAATTCCTCCCCCACCACGCACCG GAGGAAAAGATGTGCACTACCATTTCCACTATCACCCTGAGA GGCACTGCCGACCAGCTTGTCAATCACCACAAACCTCGTGTCGGCCACCTTGTCCTGttagttgttgcaatcaacagTTCGATTTTTTCACCAGAGCTAAGCGATCTGCCGTCAAGATCATACCAGCCTCTGAGAGATCCAAGATCTCTCGACAGAGTTGCAGTTGCCTCATGGAATGCGACGGAACAGGTGACGACCAGAACGGAAAATGTCAAGAAGAATGTACCTGCCACCACGATAAACATGCCTTGAATGAAAGATATAGAAATGGTACAGATGTAAagcaaaggaaaggaaaaacgAGAGGGTTCTTCCATCCTCATATTGGacagaaagaaatggaaaaaatgaaGCATTTGTTCTTAAACTGGTTAAAAGAATACCATAATAAAAGTCAAAAGGCAAAGCTAGGAAAACATATACTAAGCCAAGTTGAGCCACTGAAGGACACACGAGTTAGCTTCTTTGCAAAAATGCTTAAAAACTATCAATATTTTAGAGAAAAGCAGAGAGCCTTACGACTTTTGCAAGAACAGCAAGACGAGCTCGGGAAACAACAGAAGCATTTGGAGAAATTGTTGACTACACAGAAATTCGTCTTGCCCAGTGACAAAGGTGCAAATGGTCCCCCTTTCAAACCAAACTTAGCAAAGTCGCGACCACATCACCCACATGCTGATGACattaacattacaataacagcCCCCAACACGTCAGGCCAAGAACAACTCAAGCAAACGAAAGTTCCCAATGTAAACACCTCACAGATAGTTCAGCCAACCACGTCTGAGGTCCAAGCTATAAAAACAGAGATAGCTGAGATCCGCCAACAACAAGAGTTTCTAACGAAGCAACAATCACTGATAGCAATTGAGTTAGCAAAAGAAAAATCGTTTTTTGCGGGTAtgcaacagcttattcaatcgatcgtaaagcaaaatcaaaatgaCGTTGATACAACTCAAAGTAATTCAACACCAAATCCTTTCTTGAAGCAACACGTTACTCAAGATAAGGCTAATTCTAATGAAACTCCACTAAACATGGCAGAGACGGCAAATGCTGACTCTGACATGTTAGGCAGGCTATCAAAACTTCTGTTCAGAGGCGACGGCTCAGAAGAGAGTGACGGCGATAACCAGGCAATTATGCTCTTGAAAAGTAATGAGCAAGATGACCAAATTTCTGCCAACGTGAATCCACTTTTGCAGAAAAATGCAGACATTTCTCCTGTGCCAAGCAGCGACATGCTAAGAGATACTGGAGAGGTTGACAACGCTGGCTTCGATAATCAAGGActcagaaatttttttcttggaaGGACTCTTATCGAAGACACTGGAATGGAAGGCGTCAATGATCTTGCTTTTGACAAAGAAGATGGTGACGAGGATGAGCCAGGTCCCGGAATCTTagtaatggaaaaaaaaactcttcaCCCCTATGATATGAGACCAAACTCTGAGAAAGCGAAAAACGTTTTGCGAAAAAATACTGTTCATAACCGAATCAACACAACGAAAAGTCGCACACACAGTTCCACGGATTAA